AAACGCTATAGCTACCTACAATTCCTAAGAGAAATACCCATAGAACAATTGTAACTATTTCATAATAGCAATGGATTGTGAATGGTCCATTTCCCATCAGCCATTCATGCGGATTTAAAATAAAAGCAAACGGATTAAAATGTAGTAGAAACACCAACTTGCTATTCATCGGAGCAAAACCTGGGATTGCTATCCCTAAACCAAGTAAAATCAGAAAAGCAAAAAATACCAAGTATGTGTTCTTTAAATAGATAGATAGAATCAAACAAACTCCCATGAATAGTAGCTGAGTAATGACAATGAAGAGAACAAAAAAGACAACGTATTCGATAAACGATAAGTTCCACCATGAAATATAGGGAAGTGGCATTTCCGTATTAAAAAAATTGCTTATGGGGACATTCCATAGCCCTGAATAATCATAAGTCAGAAAAAAAGCACCAAGTGTCATGCCAATTAATCCAAACATGACACACCCATTTGTAATCATGGCTGCTATTAGTTTATCGATGATTAATTTCCGTCCTCTTTTGGTTGTATAGGTAACAAGAGCTGTTCGATGTTCAAACTCGTAATTTGTTATAGTAGCAGTAATTAATACAACCAAAATCATTAGCTCAAAGATTAACGCCCTTCCAATGTCTTTAAAAAGGAGCGAATGCATTTTATATATTTTTCCTGTAAAAAAAAGGTTCTTATGTTCCCCATTATCAATGAGTTCATCTAGTCGTAGTGCTAATTTTTGATATTGCGCTCTTATCTCCTCTGCAGCACTATCTGTAAATCCATACATACGAATCAGATATTCTGCACTGCCATCCAGATCTATACTGTCATATGCTTTATCAATATCCTGTGCCGTTAAATAATAACCCTCTATAATGCTGTATTTCAGCAGTCTTTGATAGTCGCTATTGCTAAGTCTATTTTCATAGTGGATTGAATCGTCCGATAGTAATTCAGAGGAGTGTTGATAAACCTTATTATCATCAGGGGCAACCTCATTTACCCAAGCAATCTTGTCTTGATAATCCTTTCCAAACTCTTTCATCATGTTTTCATTTATTTCATATCCATAAGTATCAACAAGATCGGTTAAGACGGACAGGTCTTCCTTAAAATAGGAATGACTCATCACAATTACAGTATTTAAAGCCATAAAAAACAGAATAATTACCGGAATAATTGGCATTTTAACTAGTTTTAATAATTCCTCTTTGATTATCATTACACACTACCTGCCAGCGTCTCGTCATCTTCATAAACATACAGAAAGACGTCTTCTAAGGTAGGCGTAACCCTTTTCCACTTTTCATTCGTTTGATCACTAGTAATAAATCGAATGGTCATTTTTTCTCTCTCTTGTCTTTCCGAGAGGATCTGATATTTCTCACGGATGACATTCAAATCTGAAAAACTTACTTCTGCTTCAAAAACTTTCCCATCTAGAGTATTACTAATGTTAGCTACTGTATCTTTGTATAGAATGGTTTTATTCTTAATCATAATAATTTCCTTGGCAATTGATTCAACATCTGAAACAATATGAGTAGAGAGAATAATAATTCTATCGCGCGCCAAGGTTGTTAATATCTTACGAAAACGTGCTCGTTCCTTCGGGTCTAATCCTGCAGTCGGCTCATCGAGAATAAGAATCTTCGGATCGTTTAACACTGCCTGTGCAATTCCGACACGCTGTATCATTCCACCCGAAAACTTTTTCATTTTTTTTCGCGTAACATCTCCTAGACCAACAAGTTCTAACAGTTCTGAAATTCTTTTTTTCGTCTCTTTCTTGTCCAGTCCTTTTAATGCGGCTAAGTAATTTAGATATTTTTCCGGTGTATAGTTTTTGTAATAACCGAACTCTTGAGGAAGATAGCCTAGTACATTTCTATATTGTTCATCAAGTGACGTAATCTCGGTTCCGTCATATTCGATTTTACCCTTAGTAGGAAATAAAAGCGTAACAAGCATTTTAATTAATGTTGTTTTTCCAGCCCCATTAGGTGCTAATAAACCATAGATTCCATTATTGAATTCCAGATTTATATCCTCTAGTGCTGTAAAGTTACCGAACTTTTTGCTTACATCCTTTAAAACTAGCACTTAAATCAATCCCTTCATTTTTTGGGTAAATAATAATCCTTTTAAACTTTTCACATAAAAAACGATCGCAACTATAGTAATAACTCCGTACACATAAAACGGAATTTGTTTTAAGAAATTCAGATAAAAGCTCGTACTATAATAGGACGCGAGCAAATTGCTGAATAACCACATAATTAGTAGAATTATTTTAGAAGCACGAGTTTTTGTATGAAATTGCACATATAAAAATACTAGCGCGAACAAAAATAATGACGAGCTTGATAATAAAAATGCATAGAAATAATTTAAAGCATGTTGAAACATTAATGCATATATAAACAGACCATTCATAATCATACTAATCACACTAAACATGAGCATACGAAAAGCTGCTAACTGGTGGAGATTATATTTACAAGTCATTTCCACTTCATACGTTGTCTTTTGCTTCTGATTCACAAAGAACAAATACGCCATCACCATATACGTCATCGGAGACCAAATAAATACAATCGTATACAAATTAACATTTCTTATATGGATATATTCGATAGTGCTGAGTATAAATGCGAGAACAATAATAACAGATATAAGTAATGTGAAAATTATTTCTACAAAGTCTTTAAACATAAATTTAAATCCAATCTGTTGATAAATGGTTGCTAAATAGGACCAAAAAGAAGCTTTAGGGTCTAATCCATTTATAATAATGGTTGAAATTTCTCTTTGCATTGACTTTTCATCCAAATACGGAATATCTTTTGAATTATTTTTCATCTCCATTCTCCTTTTAATATATTTTTTAGTTTGCGTATCGTCGCATAATATTTCGTTTTTACTGTTGACTCTGGAAGCTCTAAACTCGCTGCTATCTCCGAAAATGTATACTCACCATATATTTTCAGTCTTACAATCTGTTGAAGTTCTCGATCAAACCTGGCAAGCACTTCTAACACTTTACGAGCCTCATCCTTCGTTTCTACATCTATCGTAAATTCAATCGATTCGTAAACCGTTTTTTCATCAATGGGCTCCGTCTTTTTGTTTTGCTTATAGTATTTTGATCGATAATGATCGATCAGCCTTGAGTTAGCAATTTTATACAACCAAGTTCGAAATGATGCCCTGCCATCAAAGCTATGAATGGTTCTTAGTACGCTAATAAATATATCTTGCGTGATATCTTTTGTAAGCTCGCGGTCTAACGTCTGTTTATAAATAAATCCAAAAACTTCGTGATAGTACTTGCTTATAAGTTGATTTGCTGCCTGTTCACTTGATTTTTTCTTGATTGCCTTTATCCACTTCATTTCCTGTGTCATTACTCTTGTGATCACATCCGTTCATCCGTTCACTATCTCCATCTTGCCTACTTATATATTCGTAATGAAGCGAAAAATAGTTTTCTCATTTTAAAAATAAGCTTTTTCAGACAATTACTGTTGCCCCCTTTGCCAGTTGTATCCCTCACCATTTCGCCCAAAAATACGTATAAAACTTCACTACACAACAAATCACCCACAGACTCTCCATCCATTCCGTGGGGACTTGCAAAATTTTTCATAATGCAACTAACGGCAAATTAGCTGTTTTTTCATTCAAATTATGTTTTCACATATTTAACGTTATCTGAATTTGCTCCCTACAACATTATAATGAACAAAGGAGAGCAAGGGATGAAGACAATTCTCTTGCTACTGCAGAAGAGTTAACTAAAAGAGAAAGTTTAATTATAATCAACATATTCTCAGATCTTCCTTTGAAATCTTTTTAGAAGAGAAAGGTTTTGAGGATTTCATAAGTGATGTAGATGCCCACATTTTTCACAAGTGCATAATAACTTCATATATTGCTATGGGTTCAGGTACAGCCAAATTGAATGTAAATGGGTGATAAGAAATAGTATTAAAATTAGCTTGATGCGAACCTGAAGTTCACATAGAAATCCCGGGGACTCACCAATATTTATTTTCTTTATGTAAATAAGTGGAATAAAATTAAGGAAATAAAGCTTGTTTTTTGACTTTCCCTTTTGCAATAAGTACTTTTCGTTGTCTTTGTAAACTTTTAGAGGAACGCAGTCGCACCTTATATAGATGCGTGGATTGAAATGTATTTTTCCGCCTGCGGTTCGCCCTGATCGTAACTTGTACAACCGTGCTAAACGCACTCGTTAATCCTAGCAGACATGGAGAGTACATATGTCTAACATCCCTGTTTGTTGACTAAAAGTCTAACTTTACTCTTATTTATAACGTCATATTATTGAGCGGCGACATACACAATCTATGGTGTACATGTTCATTTTCTTGTCTTGACGCGTTTTTTTTCTATTTTGATACGCGACTTTCTTGCTTTATTGCCCAACTTTCTCAATGCAATGCGCGTTTACCCTTACACGGATTCATTGCGCTCTTAAGCTTTACTCATTTTATTACAATACCTTTCAGATAACAGCAAAAAATAAGTGTAAAATTATAGTTCTCACCCAATTTTACACTTATTTTTTATACGACCTTACTTCTCTATGTGCTTTTTAAATTCAGTCAAAACTGTTCCCGCCTCAGGACCGATAATAATTTGGATATGTTTATTATCGACTTTAACTACGCCATGTGCACCCGTCTGTTTTATTTTATCTTCATCAACAAGAGAGGCGTCTTTAACTACCAACCTTAGGCGTGTCATACAGTTTTCGTAATCGACTACATTTTCCTTGCCGCCTATATTTTCCAATATCTTTTTTGCCATATATTCAAATTTATTGTGCGAGAGCTTCAAGGACTGCTCCTTTTCATCTGCCTGAAAACCGAATTCCACATCATCTTCTCTACCGATAACTTTTATATTTTTCTTAACAATAATCGTATAAAATGTAAAATAATAGAGTAATCCAAATGCTAATCCAATAGGGATGATCATTAAACCGCTGTCAGAAAGACTTAAATTTAGACCATAATCAATGACGCTTCCTCCCCACGAAAATCCGTGCCTAACGCCGAATAAATATAAAGTCGCTCCTGCTAAGCCGGTATATACGGAATGAATAAAGTATAATAATGGTGACGTAAATATAAAGGTAAATTCAATTGGTTCTGTCAACCCGGCAACAACTGACGTCAATGCTCCAGAACTCATTAACGCTTTTGTCTCCGCTTTCTTTTTCTTATGAGCGGCTCTCGCTATAGCTAAAGCTATTGCTGGAACCCCAAAAATCATGACGATAAAAAATCCACCAAGGAAGTATCCAGCAGTTGGATCTCCATTCATAAATCTAGTAATTTCTCCGGTTACAACTTCCCCAGATGCATTTTCATAGCTTCCAAGACCAAAATAAATATACGTATTTAGCACATGATGTAATCCAAACGGTAAAAGAAAGCGATTTAAAAATCCAAAAATAAATATCCCTACTGCACCTAGACCAACGAGAGCTTGAGCAAATGAATCAATACCTTGTTGAGCATAGGGCCATATGAGAGAGAAAATTCCTGCGACAGGTATCATCGTTAAAATAATCATTGTAATTGGAAATTTTTCTCCACCAAAAAACGAAAACATACTTGGCAATTTTGTATCTTTAAATCGGTTATAGATGCCTGCTGCAATTAAACCAGCTATAACACCTCCAAAAACACTCATATCTAAGTCGGGATTCATTAGGGTTAATCCTTCATTTAAAACAGTTATTGCTAAGAAGCCTGTTAGCGCAGGTATGCCACGATCCTTTGTTTTAGCTAGTCCCATTGCGATACCAATGGCAATCAGCATATCCATATTCGCAAAAATGACCCCTGCAGCTTGAAACAACTTCCAATCCAATAAATCTCCTGCACTTAGTCTAAATAAAATACCAGCTATCGGCATCGCAACAATTGGAATAAGCATGGATTTACCAAGCTTCTGCATAAACTTTCTCATCGTTTTAAGCCTCCTCTTTTTCTAACTCACGATACGTCATTAATTGAAAGTGTTGTTGCAATTTTTTCTTTACATCTGGATGTATAAGCATTGCTAATTCTTCAATCCGTGGTGTCGCATAAGATGATCCTGTCATTAACGATTTATCTAAATAAGCAGGATGACACATGATTTCTATTGTTTGTGCTTCTTTATACTCCTCTACTATTGTGTTTACATCTCCTAATAGTATTTCAGGATTGTATTCAAAATGATCTGTTGTGATTAGTGTTCCAAATTCGGGTTTTATTTTAAAATTGTGGCGTACTGGTAACTTATATTCCTTCGCTAATTCTAGGAATACAGGCAATATAGGTTCTAAGTTGTTAATATGATGGTGACTATCTAAGTGAGTAGGCGCAAGTCCGGAATCTAAAAATGCTTCAATTTGCGCTTTCCATTCTGCATATAATTCATTTGTATCAATATGGAATAGTTTTTGGTAATGGTAAAGCTTTTTAAAATTTCCATCCGCATCTACTAATGTGTGGTGATTCTTTAAGATTGGTTTTCCACATGTAAGTGTCAAATGGACGCCAATTCCTAGTGTTTTATGTTTTTCTCCTAATTGATAAGCATGTTCTGCACCAGGCATATTGGTCATTAAAGTTGTGGACGTTAGCACGCCATCTGTATGCGCATCAATTATTCCATAGTTAACTGAGCGTGAATATCCAAAATCATCAGCATTGATAATTAGTTTTTTCACTTTTAATCCCTTCCCTTATGTTGGTGATTTTATTGTTAGAAAATTGCATTTACTAACATTACCTGTATCTAATCAAAAAAATGAACGCGTTTTACCACAGCAATTACGTTGACCATTTTTATCCCAAAAGCAAGAACCACCCCCTTATGTCCTAACTTTTATTCGTTAAAAAATTTCTAGTTTATACATTCATAAGCTACAAGAACTTACCGTCTTTCTTATTGCAATTCTGGCCAATAGCCTTTATTAGCCTCAATTAAATCATCAAGTATAGCTTTTGCAGTAGGAACGTGAACAACCGTTCTATTTAAGGTTAACGCTTGTAGAGCTTTGGTATAACTGTTTTCAAAGTATGCATCTGCGACTAACTTTTCGTAAGCAAACTGATTTTCAATTAAACCTTTATAAAAAGTTGGGATTTTACCAACAGAGAAAGGCTTAGGACCACTAGCTGTTAACAAGGCCGGAACTTCAACCATAGCATCATCTGGTATGTTAGAAATAATTCCGTTATTTTCTACCATGACAATATATGTTTGTTTTAAGTTATAAACTAACGAAGCTGCTGCTTTGACCATGTAAACTCCATGAATATCAACATGTAGTTCAACGTTTTTAGTAGATTTGTCTTGAATAATTTGGTTACAAAGCTCGGTTATTCTTTTTTCCCGCCCATTTATTACTTGGCGTGCACGAGTATTCGTAAGGCTTTCTTTTTTAGCTAAATCGTCTGGATAGAGATAGTATTGCAAGTACGTATTTGGTAGAAACTCTGGGAAATCAATCAGCATTTTTCTTGCTTGTTCAAATGTCTGCTGCCATGATTGATCATTAGCAATTTCCTGATCTGTAGGTACAAATCCTTCACCCATAATAGTATCTTTGATGATTTGGGTTAAATCATTCCCTTCACTATCCTCGATTTTCGTAAACCAGCCAAAATGATTGAGACCGAAGTAAGATGGGACTAAATCCCATATGTTTTTGTTTAGCATCGTTGCAAAGCTATGCATGATAGCAATTGGCATATCGCAAATGTTTAATAGCTTAGGATCTTGCGGGAATTCTCTTTTCAACGCTTCTGCTACAATGGCTGCTGGATTTGTATAATTTAGAATCCAAGCATCCTTGGAGTACTTTTTAATATCGTAAACAAGCTCTATCATATCTCTAATAGAGCGTAATCCATATGCCATCCCACCTGGACCACATGTTTCCTGTCCGACTACCCCATATTTTAATGGGATTTGTTCATCCAGCTCGCGCATTTGAAGTCCACCAGTTCTGATTTGTATAAAAGCAATATCAATTCCAGTAAAAGCTGTTTCTTTATCCGTTGTATAATGGAAAGATTCTAATTCTGGATAATATTCATCTAAAATGATGGAGGTTGCTTTAGCAACTTTTTCCTGACGTTTTTCATCATTATCATAAAATGTTATTGAATTTAAGGGAAAATTTTTCTTTTCTGCAATTAGACTCATGATCATTCCAATAGTATAAGTACTTCCGCCACCGACGATTACTAAATTTTGTTTCTTCATATGCGAAACCCCTTTCAGATGTATTACATACATAATAGCATAAAACTAATACAAAAACAATACAATTTTAATACAACTTCTAAGCTATATTGTTTAGTTATGAGAATTCGTATTCAAATGGTAAACTAAATGTAGCATTATGAAAGGTAGGGAAATGAATGTGGAATAATTCTTTGCCACTATATAGGCAAATAGCAAATAAAATTAAGGAAGATATTATCGGATCTAAACTTGCTAAAGGTGACGCCATCCCAGCTGAAGCAAAGTTAGCAAAGACTTATGAAGTTAGTCGAGTCACCGTTAGGCAGGCGATAAAGCTTTTAGTTGAAGAAGGATTACTTTATAGCATACAAGGTAGCGGGACGTATGTTGCCCACAACAAAGTAGAGCATAATATTCTTCATTTACAGGGCTTTACTGAAGAGATGCAAAAATTGCAAAATAACCCCAAAAATGAAGTATTAGAATTTAAGTTGACGGATCCTACAGATGAAGTTCAAGAGATTTTAAATATCTCGAATAATGAAAAGGTCTACTATATGAAGCGACTACGTTATGCAGATCATGAGCCGTTTTTATTGGAGGAATCTTTTCTACCCGTTGATTTGTTTCCTGATTTTTCTATTGAGGTGATAAAAAAATCTAAATACAATTATATTGAAAATAAAGGATACACCATTGACAAGAGGTACGGTGAATTAATACCAATTCTTCCTAATGAAGAGCTAAAAAAAATCCTGCAATTGCAGGATAATCAACCATTGCTATTTTTAAAAGCCTTTACAGTGTTTGAAGATGGGAAGCCCTTTGAGTATTCTAAAGTATATTACCACCCGAAAAAATACTCCTTTAAATTCATCTCAGAAAAGAACCATTAACTAGGTAGTGATTCTTTTGTTGATTTTATCATAGTTAAGTGATCTTTATTTTAAACTGTCGTATAATAGAGGTGCATAATTAAAATTAGCTTATTTTTAGTGCGAACCTGAAGTGCACATGAAAACCCCGGGGGATTCGCACCTCTATTTAACCACTTTATGGGAATTTATGGAGTTAAAATAACGACTATTTAAGCATTATTATTGATTTTCTCTTTAAAACAAGCACTTTTATACGACTTTTGTAAATTTTTAGGAAGAAATCGCAGTCGCACCTTGTATAGGTGCGTGGATTGAAATTTATCTTTAAGGTTATTAACTTGTCTCTTAGCGTCGCACCTTGTATAGGTGCGTGGATTGAAATTTGCTAAATCCAATAGTGCTAAAAGTATTTCTTGTCGCACCTTGTATAGGTGCGTGGATTGAAATAGGCGAATTTTTACGAAGTGGACGCGAAGGATTTGTCGCACCTTGTATAGGTGCGTGGATTGAAATAGCGTTTTCCTCATCCTGTGGTGTGTTTGCCTTTGTCGCACCTTGTATAGGTGCGTGGATTGAAATTTTAGCAGCAGAGTTTCGAAGGCTAAGTATAGGTGTGTGATTGGAAGAAAAAGAATCAACTGCTTTATCAAATAGTGGTAACACGGAAGTAATCTAACCATGCCAATAAAGTGAATCTTCAATCAGTGGAGGTTTACATTCGTTCCCCCACTGATTGTTAGTATGGTATGACCTAAAGGCCTCTGCACAAATCGAGTATTTAGGTGCTGCTGTTATCTCCCACAGATTATCCAACTCCTGAAGTGGGAGACTTAAAGCACCTTATGTACAGGATAAAAACAGAACTCTGTAAAACACTCAAAACATTAAGCGTTTAACATGTGATTCACCGAAAACTTTAATTTTTCTAACCCATCATATAATTTCTCTTTTGGACAACCTATATTCATTCTTAGAAATTTTTCAGTTTCTCCGTATACTTCACCAGACATAATACCTACCTTCCCTACATGAACCAAATAATCTTGAATCTTCTTATTACTTGCGTTTAGTTTGCTAGCATCGATCCAAGCTAGGTATGTAGATTCAGGTATTGAAAAGTGTAGTAATGGAAGCTCTTTTTTTAAATAGTCATACACTATTTCCATATTTTGATATAAATATTTACGTAACTCGTCAACCCAATATTCGGCATAGTTATATCCTTCTATTAGTG
This genomic interval from Virgibacillus pantothenticus contains the following:
- a CDS encoding ABC transporter ATP-binding protein codes for the protein MLVLKDVSKKFGNFTALEDINLEFNNGIYGLLAPNGAGKTTLIKMLVTLLFPTKGKIEYDGTEITSLDEQYRNVLGYLPQEFGYYKNYTPEKYLNYLAALKGLDKKETKKRISELLELVGLGDVTRKKMKKFSGGMIQRVGIAQAVLNDPKILILDEPTAGLDPKERARFRKILTTLARDRIIILSTHIVSDVESIAKEIIMIKNKTILYKDTVANISNTLDGKVFEAEVSFSDLNVIREKYQILSERQEREKMTIRFITSDQTNEKWKRVTPTLEDVFLYVYEDDETLAGSV
- a CDS encoding PTS transporter subunit EIIC, encoding MRKFMQKLGKSMLIPIVAMPIAGILFRLSAGDLLDWKLFQAAGVIFANMDMLIAIGIAMGLAKTKDRGIPALTGFLAITVLNEGLTLMNPDLDMSVFGGVIAGLIAAGIYNRFKDTKLPSMFSFFGGEKFPITMIILTMIPVAGIFSLIWPYAQQGIDSFAQALVGLGAVGIFIFGFLNRFLLPFGLHHVLNTYIYFGLGSYENASGEVVTGEITRFMNGDPTAGYFLGGFFIVMIFGVPAIALAIARAAHKKKKAETKALMSSGALTSVVAGLTEPIEFTFIFTSPLLYFIHSVYTGLAGATLYLFGVRHGFSWGGSVIDYGLNLSLSDSGLMIIPIGLAFGLLYYFTFYTIIVKKNIKVIGREDDVEFGFQADEKEQSLKLSHNKFEYMAKKILENIGGKENVVDYENCMTRLRLVVKDASLVDEDKIKQTGAHGVVKVDNKHIQIIIGPEAGTVLTEFKKHIEK
- a CDS encoding 6-phospho-alpha-glucosidase; translation: MKKQNLVIVGGGSTYTIGMIMSLIAEKKNFPLNSITFYDNDEKRQEKVAKATSIILDEYYPELESFHYTTDKETAFTGIDIAFIQIRTGGLQMRELDEQIPLKYGVVGQETCGPGGMAYGLRSIRDMIELVYDIKKYSKDAWILNYTNPAAIVAEALKREFPQDPKLLNICDMPIAIMHSFATMLNKNIWDLVPSYFGLNHFGWFTKIEDSEGNDLTQIIKDTIMGEGFVPTDQEIANDQSWQQTFEQARKMLIDFPEFLPNTYLQYYLYPDDLAKKESLTNTRARQVINGREKRITELCNQIIQDKSTKNVELHVDIHGVYMVKAAASLVYNLKQTYIVMVENNGIISNIPDDAMVEVPALLTASGPKPFSVGKIPTFYKGLIENQFAYEKLVADAYFENSYTKALQALTLNRTVVHVPTAKAILDDLIEANKGYWPELQ
- a CDS encoding aminotransferase class I/II-fold pyridoxal phosphate-dependent enzyme, which codes for MISDDIHMDIIYRKNKYIPIINVASELNNVFICTSGSKTFNTPSLGGSYVIIPDHKVRSKYLSLMKDRDGLGSAPIFGMVALIEGYNYAEYWVDELRKYLYQNMEIVYDYLKKELPLLHFSIPESTYLAWIDASKLNASNKKIQDYLVHVGKVGIMSGEVYGETEKFLRMNIGCPKEKLYDGLEKLKFSVNHMLNA
- a CDS encoding ABC transporter permease gives rise to the protein MIIKEELLKLVKMPIIPVIILFFMALNTVIVMSHSYFKEDLSVLTDLVDTYGYEINENMMKEFGKDYQDKIAWVNEVAPDDNKVYQHSSELLSDDSIHYENRLSNSDYQRLLKYSIIEGYYLTAQDIDKAYDSIDLDGSAEYLIRMYGFTDSAAEEIRAQYQKLALRLDELIDNGEHKNLFFTGKIYKMHSLLFKDIGRALIFELMILVVLITATITNYEFEHRTALVTYTTKRGRKLIIDKLIAAMITNGCVMFGLIGMTLGAFFLTYDYSGLWNVPISNFFNTEMPLPYISWWNLSFIEYVVFFVLFIVITQLLFMGVCLILSIYLKNTYLVFFAFLILLGLGIAIPGFAPMNSKLVFLLHFNPFAFILNPHEWLMGNGPFTIHCYYEIVTIVLWVFLLGIVGSYSVYRFYRQQLQ
- the chbG gene encoding chitin disaccharide deacetylase, translating into MKKLIINADDFGYSRSVNYGIIDAHTDGVLTSTTLMTNMPGAEHAYQLGEKHKTLGIGVHLTLTCGKPILKNHHTLVDADGNFKKLYHYQKLFHIDTNELYAEWKAQIEAFLDSGLAPTHLDSHHHINNLEPILPVFLELAKEYKLPVRHNFKIKPEFGTLITTDHFEYNPEILLGDVNTIVEEYKEAQTIEIMCHPAYLDKSLMTGSSYATPRIEELAMLIHPDVKKKLQQHFQLMTYRELEKEEA
- a CDS encoding RNA polymerase sigma factor — translated: MITRVMTQEMKWIKAIKKKSSEQAANQLISKYYHEVFGFIYKQTLDRELTKDITQDIFISVLRTIHSFDGRASFRTWLYKIANSRLIDHYRSKYYKQNKKTEPIDEKTVYESIEFTIDVETKDEARKVLEVLARFDRELQQIVRLKIYGEYTFSEIAASLELPESTVKTKYYATIRKLKNILKGEWR
- a CDS encoding GntR family transcriptional regulator, yielding MWNNSLPLYRQIANKIKEDIIGSKLAKGDAIPAEAKLAKTYEVSRVTVRQAIKLLVEEGLLYSIQGSGTYVAHNKVEHNILHLQGFTEEMQKLQNNPKNEVLEFKLTDPTDEVQEILNISNNEKVYYMKRLRYADHEPFLLEESFLPVDLFPDFSIEVIKKSKYNYIENKGYTIDKRYGELIPILPNEELKKILQLQDNQPLLFLKAFTVFEDGKPFEYSKVYYHPKKYSFKFISEKNH